A region from the Arachis ipaensis cultivar K30076 chromosome B01, Araip1.1, whole genome shotgun sequence genome encodes:
- the LOC107613241 gene encoding phosphatidylinositol/phosphatidylcholine transfer protein SFH13, whose amino-acid sequence MDSNQVSGGFEDGFGFGVGVDGESCEEERKRSKIGSLKKKAISASCRFTHSLKKRGGKSRIVDSNSNNNNRVHIEDVRDAQEESAVQKLRLKLLQRCSLRPTHDDYHALLRFLKARDFDIEKTIQMWEDMLSWRKEYGTDTILQDFEFEELEEVLQHYPQGYHGVDKEGRPVYIERLGKAHPSRLMRITTIDRYLKYHVQEFERALQEKFPACSVAAKRRISSTTTILDVQGLGMKNFSPTAANLLAAMTRIDNNYYPETLHRMYIVNAGTGFKKMLWPAAQKFLDPKTIAKIQVYEPKSLCKLLDVIDSSQLPDFLGGSCTCPGEGGCLRSSMGPWKDPDIMKVVHSLEATVMRQITELPGEQGKLDSFWIHSHKERWGDASPVESGSDIDDCCSPYIQRSFTFPRLAPVLEELRVSDSYFSCNGSTPRAEKVPTSDEFHRPNKQSLHNDVGKIVSSKNCQETFFGISNWFSLVKAMVAKTKFLNVSRVLTYLLQRLVTFFCSLRFEFGRIQNDVLPSIPIEPNTDNILATSEVVSERDHILPCLQRLQRLENAVEELRDKPASIPLEKDEMLKGSLDRIKSVEFDLEKTKRVLHAMVMKQLEISDLLEKFQVSKFQKRRLFC is encoded by the exons ATGGACTCAAATCAAGTTTCAG GGGGTTTTGAAGATGGGTTTGGTTTTGGTGTTGGTGTTGATGGTGAGAGCTGTGAAGAGGAAAGGAAGAGATCAAAGATTGGGAGCTTGAAGAAGAAGGCCATAAGTGCTTCATGCAGGTTCACTCATTCTCTGAAGAAGAGAGGGGGGAAAAGCAGAATTGTAGATTCTAACAGTAACAACAACAATAGGGTTCACATTGAAGATGTGAGAGATGCACAAGAGGAATCAGCTGTGCAAAAATTACGTCTGAAACTGCTACAAAGGTGTTCTTTGCGTCCAACTCATGATGATTATCATGCATTGTTAAG GTTTCTGAAAGCAAGGGACTTTGACATTGAGAAGACTATTCAGATGTGGGAAGACATGTTAAGCTGGAGAAAAGAATATGGAACTGATACCATCCTTCAG gattttgaatttgaagagtTGGAAGAAGTACTGCAGCATTATCCTCAAGGGTATCATGGAGTTGACAAAGAAGGTAGGCCAGTTTACATTGAGAGGCTTGGGAAAGCTCATCCGAGCCGCTTGATGCGCATTACCACAATAGATAGATATTTGAAGTACCATGTTCAGGAGTTTGAGAGAGCTCTACAGGAGAAATTTCCAGCATGTTCTGTTGCCGCAAAGAGACGGATTTCTTCAACCACAACAATTTTGGACGTGCAGGGCTTG GGAATGAAAAATTTCTCACCTACTGCTGCAAATCTCTTGGCTGCTATGACAAGAATAGATAACAATTACTATCCTGAG ACATTACATCGGATGTATATAGTAAATGCTGGTACTGGCTTCAAGAAGATGCTTTGGCCTGCTGCACAGAAGTTTCTTGATCCCAAAACTATCGCAAAGATACAG GTTTATGAACCAAAGTCTTTATGCAAGTTACTGGATGTCATTGACTCAAG TCAGTTGCCAGATTTTTTGGGTGGTTCATGTACATGTCCTGGAGAAGGTGGATGTCTAAGGTCTAGCATGGGTCCATGGAAAGATCCTGATATCATGAAG GTGGTACATAGTTTGGAGGCAACTGTTATGAGACAAATCACTGAACTACCCGGTGAACAAGGGAAATTGGACTCTTTTTGGATTCACTCGCATAAG GAGCGATGGGGTGATGCATCACCGGTAGAATCAGGGTCTGATATTGATGATTGTTGCTCACCATACATACAAAGAAGCTTTACATTTCCTCGGTTAGCCCCAGTTCTTGAAGAA CTCAGGGTATCGGATAGCTACTTCAGTTGCAATGGTAGCACACCTAGAGCTGAGAAAGTGCCCACAAGTGATGAATTTCATCGTCCTAACAAACAGTCATTGCACAATGATGTGGGGAAAATTGTTTCTAGCAAAAACTGTCAAG AAACCTTTTTTGGCATCAGCAATTGGTTCAGTCTTGTCAAAGCAATGGTGGCGAAAACCAAGTTCTTAAATGTGTCAAGAGTGCTTACATATCTATTGCAAAGACTAGTTACATTCTTCTGCAgtttaagatttgaatttggtAGAATACAGAACGATGTTCTGCCGTCTATCCCCATCGAACCTAACACTGATAACATTTTGGCAACCAGTGAAGTTGTTTCCGAAAGGGATCATATTCTACCATGTTTACAACGCCTTCAGAGACTAGAAAATGCTGTTGAGGAACTTCGCGATAAACCAGCAAGTATACCTCTTGAAAAGGATGAAATGCTTAAGGGTTCATTGGATAGGATTAAATCTGTTGAGTTTGATCTTGAAAAGACTAAGAGG GTACTACATGCTATGGTGATGAAGCAACTTGAGATTTCAGATCTGCTCGAGAAGTTTCAGGTGTCCAAATTTCAA AAAAGAAGGCTTTTCTGTTAA